The DNA window AATATATCATTTGGAGGAGATTACCACACTTTTTCGACTCTTGTATGTTCAGATTGTCATGTGATGCATGGGTCAAAGACTCATCTCTATGACGGCACATCAGGGCCTGATACAACAATTGGAGGGCTTGCGCCCTATAATATGCTTTTAAAGAATAATGAAAATGAGCTTTGTTTGTCCTGCCATGACGGAAAGGCAAATGCTCCTGATGTCAGAGGGGCAAATACAAATAGTTATATAAGAGCGGCAGGAGCAATAAATGTGCTTGGCGACTCAGGGACATATGGTGAAAATAAAGGGCATACACTGGGAATTACATCTCCTCCACCCGGAGGCACCTGGACAGGCAATTCATCTGAAGGTTTGAAATGCAGTCATTGTCATAATGTCCATGGAAATAATTTTTATAGAAACCTTGTCAAAAGTCCCGGTAATGCGACTGGAAAAAAAGTTACCTATTCGACTGGTAGCGGATATGGAGGCACTGAAGCAATCCAACAAATATCTACTTCCCCAATGAGTACCCATTATGGTGCTAATAATATTTATTATAGACAAACTGCTGTGGGAACTACTGACTTTGGACTTTCAGAATGGTGCTCGGGATGTCATGAGAGCATTCATGGTCAGGGAGGAAGCGGGAATATGGGTGGATCAGCTTCAGGAGACACTTCTTCAGCAGGTGATGAATGGCTTCGTCATCCAACGAGGGATGTTACAATGTCAGAGGGAGTAACCAATAAACACATTGATTCAAATCATTGGTTTTCATCTCTTTCGTCAAGGGTGCCTGTAGTTTCTCCTTCAGGAATAATTCCCGGTTCTTCTACAGGAAGCGACAATGAGGTTTTTTGTGGAAGCTGTCATAAAGCTCATGGTTCAGATAAAAAATTTGGTCTTTTGTATGATGATGATTCAACTTCATCTTTGGAGGATGGTACATCGATGATGCAAACCTGTCAACAGTGCCATTACAAATAGAAATTAAGGAATCTTTGAGAGGCGAAAAAAGATGGATTATAAGATGTTAAAAAGAATATTGATCCTATTTATTTTTCAAATTGCTATTATTTTACCGTTATATATAGCACAAGCAGGGGGTGTATATACTCAAACTAAACATGGCGATTCATCAACAGGTGTTTTGAGAGATAATTCCATTGAAAGGGCAGATTGCCGGCAATGTCATATTGAGCACAGTGCTGGTGGTACGCCGAACACTTATGCGCTTTTTGCTCCCAATACGAATGGTCTTTGTTTTACAACATCAGGAACCAGTCCTTGCCACAATTCCGCAAGCTCCTTGGGTATATTTCAGGGCTCGGTAAAATATGGAGATTCTTCTCATGCAACAGATTCCCAGGTTGTTTGGCCAGGACCTAATCCTTCGGCAAGACCTGCAAGCGATAGCGGAAAATGTGTAAATTGTCATTCACCTCACGGTTATGAAGATGGGAATGGCCTTATCCCTTCACAATTGATAAAGAGAGAAGAAAATCTCTGCCTTACCTGTCATGATTCGAATGGTCCTGCTTCCACTGACATTCAAACAGATATTTCAAAAACATATCGTCATCCTGCTTCAGATTACACCGGACGACATTCAGAAGATGAAGATGGGACTGCTTCAAATTATGGTACTTCTCCTTCAAATAACAGGCATGCGGAATGCGTAGATTGCCACAACCCTCATATAGCAGCAGCAGACACTTCACCTCCCTCAGCACCGACTATGCCTTTGTCTTTGAAGGGTGTGGGGAGAGTCAAGGTAAGCAACGGAAGTGCAGGCACTACTCCTTCATTTACATATGTTTCTCCATCAAATAATTCAACACCCTTAAGGGAGTATCAGATATGTTTTAAATGTCATTCTTCATGGACTTCTCAGCCATCAGGACAGCCGGATTTATCAGTTAAATTTAATACAAATAATCCATCATACCATCCTGTGGAGGCACAGGGGAAAAACTTGAATATCAATCCTAATGCATTTGTCAATGGATGGTCAGACACAGACTTGATGTATTGTTCAGATTGTCATGGAAGCGACAGCGGTACAGCTAATGGTCCTCACGGTTCGACATATAATTTTATATTGAAAAATAATTATGTTCAAAGCACGGCAAAAAGGACAATGTCGTCCAACGAAATATGCTTCAACTGCCATCGTTATGATACTTACGGCAATCCAAATTCAAGTAAAACCGTTAGAAAATACAGCCGCTTCGAAAAACATCATGAGCATATCAAGAAACAATATACCTGTTATAACTGTCACGACAGTCATGGTTCTACTGAAAAGCCACATCTTATTGTAACTGGCAGAAATCCGGGTGTAATAGACTATAATGAAACACAAAACGGAGGTTCATGCCGGCCGACATGCCATGGGTGGGAAAGCTACAATGTTACATATCCAAGGTAAGAGAAAGAAAAATCAACTGGCTAATTTACCCCTTCTTTTCGTAGCTTTATTTTTCCTCTTTTTCAACACCATTGCTTGTGAGCAAATCATAACTTCTGTAAAAGAAACACAGAAAAAAGTAAAAATATCAAAAAATAGAGGAAAAGTAATTGTCTATTTTAACGGCGCAGAAAGGACAGGTATCAATCTTACTATAACTATTGATAATATAAGGATTAAATCAGAAAAAGGGGAGTGGATAAGAGTAAGCGAAAAAAGATTTCAAATCAACTCGATCAGAACAACAGGAGAACAGGTCCAAATAGGTGAGATTTTTGCAGATGCAGGGAAATATAGAGGAATGGAATTGACAATCACAGATGCAATACTTGTTGAAGATGGCAAAGAGAAGAAACTGCTAACGGATGGGCAGAAGAAGATAGTTTTTATTGATTTCGATTTTGGTGTATATCCTGAAATGAATACACCGCTTTTTATTGATTGGGACCCGATCCGTTCTGTCAAGGTTAACTATATCTTCGAGCCGGTTTTTAAATTATCTACAAAGAAATTTGAAATAAGGGGAGTTATGACTTATGTGTCTAATGAAGATTCAGGAAATATCTCTTTAATTGATAGAGCATTGCGGAGGGTCGTATCTGTAATCGAAGTAGAAGAAGGACCTAAGGGATTGGTGGCATCTCCTGATGGAACAAGGATTTTTGTGGCAAATTCACGTTCTGACAGCGTTTCTGTTATTGATACTAATTCAAATAGGGTTCTCCAGCACATAAATCTTGAATCAGGTTCAGGGCCTGAAGAAATTTCCATTTTGCCTGATGGAAGCAAACTTTATATTGTGAATTATAAGAGCAACTCTGTATCTGTTGTTAATGCCCGCAGTTTTCAGCTTTTGAGGACTATTCCTGTCGGTGTTTCTCCTATTGCTCTTGACATTGATTCGCGCGGTAGAAGGGTTTATGTAGCAAATAGCAGGTCAAATGATGTAAGTGTAATAGATGCATTGACTGATTCAATCATAGCATCATCCATTCCAGTTGATTCTTATCCAAGAGATATAATTGTAGACCAAAATAACGGGAATGTGTATGTTGCATGTTACAATTCGAATAATATTGATGTAATATCTCCTTCAACACTTTCCGTTGAAAAAAGGCTAAATACAGGAAATTCTGTCGTAGCTATTGTAGAAGATAGAAGGAGGCCTTTTATTATTTATTTCTTTCAGCAGTATCCTAATAGGATTGTGCAGTTTGATACAAACTCGAATCTAACTATTCATACCTTACGAATTAGAGGGTTTGTCAGAAATTTGAAGATAGATGAGGATAGGGGCAAGATATATGCCGTAATGCAAAATGAGAATAAAGTGGCAGTCATAGATAAGCTTTCAAGAGTTGTTGAATGGAAAGCGGAAGTGGGCAAAAAACCTTATGATGTGCTTATTTTAAGATAAAATATGGCTTTAAGTAATGTTAAACGAGGAATTTTAATTTTTTTTTTGTGCACTATTATTGTGCCCAATGTTTGGGCTATAGATGGTTTTTCAACTATAGATTACACCATTAGCGAAAATGAGACAGGAAAAGAATCAATGGACAGTGCTGATTTCAATCAAGTGTACGATTTGAATGTAAATAGGGACATTACAAGTTTATTAAGAT is part of the Candidatus Schekmanbacteria bacterium genome and encodes:
- a CDS encoding DUF4382 domain-containing protein; this translates as MKHKTEVHAGRHAMGGKATMLHIQGKRKKNQLANLPLLFVALFFLFFNTIACEQIITSVKETQKKVKISKNRGKVIVYFNGAERTGINLTITIDNIRIKSEKGEWIRVSEKRFQINSIRTTGEQVQIGEIFADAGKYRGMELTITDAILVEDGKEKKLLTDGQKKIVFIDFDFGVYPEMNTPLFIDWDPIRSVKVNYIFEPVFKLSTKKFEIRGVMTYVSNEDSGNISLIDRALRRVVSVIEVEEGPKGLVASPDGTRIFVANSRSDSVSVIDTNSNRVLQHINLESGSGPEEISILPDGSKLYIVNYKSNSVSVVNARSFQLLRTIPVGVSPIALDIDSRGRRVYVANSRSNDVSVIDALTDSIIASSIPVDSYPRDIIVDQNNGNVYVACYNSNNIDVISPSTLSVEKRLNTGNSVVAIVEDRRRPFIIYFFQQYPNRIVQFDTNSNLTIHTLRIRGFVRNLKIDEDRGKIYAVMQNENKVAVIDKLSRVVEWKAEVGKKPYDVLILR